The following are encoded together in the Lathyrus oleraceus cultivar Zhongwan6 chromosome 3, CAAS_Psat_ZW6_1.0, whole genome shotgun sequence genome:
- the LOC127127669 gene encoding U-box domain-containing protein 13, with the protein MRTKMAETKGFTILHNLIDIANEISRISTFNSLIKTQCLDLSRRITFLIPLFQHLVNDVVFVPYETLVSLQEAFLSAKSLLRFCSYSSQLYMILEREKIKCRFTDLASRFEQAINEISYDKLDISEELKEQITLVAAQFRRAKEHFVPPGQELYEHLLSIYNQSCDVTTESDALRLICEKLQFVTAEDIKQESLALHKVIVDRGGYYEKSLQGLAAVLRKIEDFLLKDSENKGDGWFEKHTQVLSSGDLPLHTSEQCVNLCCQSPVVPEEFRCPISLELMKDPVIISTGQTYERACIRKWLDTGHRTCPSTRQIVSSPILIPNHVLYNLISNWCESNGVEQPKRLESLRLCKETSDGTSELIDLDSLMRKLISRYIEDQRCAAGELRLLAKHNSENRKLIAEAGAIPLLADLLYTPDAGTQEHTVTALLNLSIYEENKARIMASDAVPGILHVLKNGSMEARENAAATFFNLSSADENKVTIGASGAIQALVTLFCEGSQRGKIDAASALFKLCIYQGNKGLAVKAGIVPKLIEMLTEPGGEMRGEALAILAVIASHPDGKAAIGSMNAIPILVELISDGSYRNKENATSVLVYICKGDPLHLPIVASLKVINPLMELAKNGTERGKRKAEQLLELLELLRI; encoded by the exons ATGCGAACAAAAATGGCGGAAACCAAGGGTTTCACTATTCTTCACAACCTCATCGACATTGCTAACGAAATCTCTCGAATCTCCACCTTCAATTCCCTTATCAAAACTCAATGCTTAGATCTCAGCCGTAGGATCACTTTCCTCattcctctctttcaacacctCGTTAACGACGTCGTTTTTGTGCCCTACGAAACTCTTGTTTCGCTCCAAGAAGCTTTTCTCTCCGCTAAGAGCTTGCTTCGATTTTGTTCTTACTCAAGCCAGCTCTACATG ATATTGGAGAGGGAGAAAATTAAGTGCAGATTCACTGATCTGGCTTCTCGTTTTGAACAAGCTATAAACGAGATTTCGTATGACAAACTTGATATTTCTGAGGAGCTGAAGGAGCAG ATCACACTTGTGGCTGCCCAGTTTCGAAGGGCCAAAGAGCATTTTGTTCCACCTGGTCAGGAGCTTTATGAGCACCTGTTGTCTATCTATAACCAGAGCTGTGATGTGACTACTGAATCTGATGCACTGCGTTTAATATGTGAAAAACTACAGTTTGTGACTGCCGAAGATATCAAACAAGAGTCACTGGCTCTTCATAAGGTGATTGTTGATAGGGGTGGTTATTATGAGAAAAGCTTGCAGGGATTGGCAGCGGTGCTGAGAAAAATTGAAGATTTTTTGCTGAAGGACTCTGAAAATAAGGGAGATGGTTGGTTTGAGAAGCACACACAGGTGTTGTCGAGTGGGGATTTGCCTCTTCACACTAGTGAGCAATGTGTGAACTTATGTTGTCAGTCACCAGTTGTGCCGGAAGAGTTTCGCTGCCCAATATCTCTTGAGCTAATGAAAGATCCTGTCATCATTTCCACCGGACAG ACATATGAACGAGCTTGCATTAGGAAATGGCTTGATACGGGGCATCGAACATGTCCCAGCACTCGGCAGATTGTTTCCAGCCCCATTCTCATACCTAATCATGTTTTATACAACCTGATATCAAATTGGTGCGAGTCAAATGGAGTTGAACAACCTAAAAGGTTAGAAAGTTTACGGCTTTGCAAGGAAACATCAGATGGCACCTCTGAATTAATAGACCTTGATTCCTTAATGAGGAAGCTTATTTCCAGATACATTGAGGATCAGCGTTGTGCAGCAG GGGAGCTCCGTCTTCTTGCCAAGCACAACAGTGAAAATCGAAAGTTGATTGCTGAAGCTGGTGCTATACCCCTCCTTGCCGATCTTCTCTATACTCCTGATGCTGGTACCCAGGAGCACACGGTTACTGCTCTTCTCAATCTATCAATCTATGAGGAAAACAAAGCGCGCATCATGGCTTCTGATGCTGTGCCGGGAATCCTTCACGTGCTAAAAAATGGTAGTATGGAAGCTCGGGAAAATGCAGCAGCCACCTTTTTCAACCTCTCTTCAGCAGATGAGAACAAAGTGACAATTGGTGCATCTGGAGCAATCCAGGCTCTAGTTACTCTCTTCTGCGAAGGAAGTCAAAGAGGAAAGATTGATGCTGCGTCAGCTCTATTCAAACTGTGTATATACCAAGGTAACAAAGGACTTGCTGTTAAGGCTGGTATTGTACCCAAGTTGATAGAAATGTTAACAGAACCAGGTGGGGAGATGAGGGGCGAGGCATTGGCAATACTGGCTGTAATAGCTAGCCACCCGGACGGAAAAGCGGCAATTGGATCTATGAATGCTATTCCTATTTTGGTGGAATTAATCAGTGATGGATCTTATAGGAACAAAGAAAATGCGACTTCGGTGCTTGTATACATCTGTAAAGGAGATCCACTACACCTACCGATTGTCGCTTCACTTAAAGTGATCAATCCTCTCATGGAACTGGCAAAAAATGGTACAGAAAGGGGCAAGCGGAAAGCGGAACAGCTTCTCGAGCTTCTCGAGCTGTTACGCATTTAG